One Rhizoctonia solani chromosome 1, complete sequence DNA window includes the following coding sequences:
- a CDS encoding DEAD/DEAH box helicase, with the protein MSQFVDIDEYDSGSVRGNNNPAPRLSQNKPQLLEAMMRNIPKLKELNYSQWNNMMSNSIKKAKLWEYVDGSIEEPSEHDANKLAIYYDEAGAVRNAILGSLEPGARRYIEDTLDPKDAWLALEKKYLTAEAEADAEIIATEQRLANLRLEEGGDVIEHIAEFCRMRCHLSGTRFSLDDQACIGMLYRSLPPSYRQSVLTSEGTEMKDFNALCGRLNYLSQNPEPEPATDSPPVDDHTNWGVPEDIKAFGLTGDRNPQLAERAALTCRDCLLEGHKPGSTECPQYEWRRELWGAEACNVGPDNSGNKTPEQPITVNTKRLSYEFSEPVKVLLEFDELGLKPELRQSLTSYSYSSRTIGRQQCIIVPIVHGRNVLARAPPQSGKTTALVMSIIQMIDTTLRHPQVIVFTSTDKATTAFQETIRRLGYTIQCYAAQSSTSYGLSVTDTTSLTNINAHHLFVGTPNNLLGMIRRNIITMRKIRTVVLDDIDKIIEATMGDKILEVYRYIPPLVQVVASTTVLSSSVAKVAAKLQVDPLQILVDRDEGVSIGTHFYITVSAEQRASAMNTMFLALGQYGLIILCRDLAQISGYDWGQSYQFYYMREQMEHEERQSVVKSFESKINEINSRNSNRGYSYAAQPKKLDPVVYAGLVATDAGLSAIRSLKLNYSYGTAIINYEIPHNTEEYVKRLNQWRVATGRNYTIVTFITVDTDEINIIQDLERRYGVHVAELLWSGGQIY; encoded by the exons ATGTCGCAATTCGTCGATATAGACGAGTATGATTCCGGTTCTGTACGAGGCAACAACAATCCTGCGCCTCGATTGTCCCAGAACAAACCTCAGTTACTTGAAGCTATGATGCGAAACATCCCCAAACTGAAGGAACTGAACTACTCACAGTGGAACAACATGATGTCCAACTCGATCAAGAAAGCAAAACTTTGGGAATATGTCGATGGATCAATCGAGGAACCTTCGGAACACGATGCTAACAAGCTGGCCATTTACTATGACGAGGCTGGGGCGGTTAGAAACGCAATTCTAGGATCGCTTGAACCCGGGGCACGGAGATACATCGAAGACACACTGGATCCTAAGGATGCGTGGCTCGCACTTGAAAAAAAGTACCTTACCGCCGAAGCTGAAGCGGACGCGGAGATTATAGCCACTGAACAACGCCTCGCTAATCTGAGACTTGAGGAAGGAGGCGATGTAATCGAGCACATCGCCGAGTTCTGTCGTATGCGATGCCACCTAAGCGGCACTCGattctcccttgatgatcAAGCATGTATTGGGATGCTTTATCGATCCTTGCCGCCAAGCTATCGTCAGTCCGTTTTAACATCAGAGGGAACGGAGATGAAGGACTTCAATGCATTGTGTGGCCGATTAAACTATTTGAGCCAGAATCCGGAGCCAGAGCCTGCTACCGATAGTCCCCCAGTAGATGACCACACAAACTGGGGAGTTCCAGAGGACATCAAGGCGTTTGGGTTGACCGGAGACAGGAACCCACAACTCGCCGAGCGGGCTGCTCTGACCTGTCGAGATTGCCTGTTGGAGGGTCATAAACCTGGGAGTACCGAGTGCCCGCAGTACGAATGGAGGAGGGAGCTGTGGGGTGCAGAAGCATGCAACGTTGGACCAGACAACTCAG GGAACAAAACTCCTGAGCAGCCCATTACTGTCAATACAAAACGATTGAGCTATGAGTTTTCGGAACCGGTAAAAGTTCTATTGGAATTCGATGAGCTTGGTCTTAAGCCCGAATTGAGACAAAGTTTAACTTCATATAGCTACTCCAGTAG AACCATTGGCCGTCAGCAATGCATCATCGTTCCTATCGTTCATGGTCGTAATGTTCTTGCTCGAGCACCACCCCAATCAGGCAAAACGACTGCACTCGTTATGTCCATTATTCAGATGATTGATACTACCCTCCGCCATCCCCAGGTCATTGTTTTTACTTCAACCGACAAAGCAACCACTGCCTTCCAAGAAACCATTAGAAGGCTTGGCTACACCATCCAATGCTACGCTGCCCAATCTTCAACTAGCTATGGTCTTTCTGTAACAGATACCACTTCGCTTACTAACATAAATGCCCACCATCTCTTTGTGGGTACCCCAAACAATCTACTGGGTATGATCCGCCGAAATATCATAACCATGCGCAAGATCAGGACTGTAGTCTTGGATGACATTGATAAAATCATCGAAGCGACTATGGGAGACAAAATTCTCGAAGTATACCGATATATTCCACCCCTTGTACAAGTTGTAGCCTCGACCACAGTTTTATCTTCGTCCGTGGCAAAAGTGGCCGCCAAACTACAAGTCGATCCTCTCCAGATCTTGGTCGATCGTGATGAAGGGGTATCGATTGGAACCCACTTCTACATCACAGTCTCTGCAGAGCAAAGGGCATCTGCTATGAACACCATGTTTTTGGCCCTTGGACAATATGGGCTTATTATTTTATGTCGCGATCTCGCTCAG ATTAGCGGGTATGACTGGGGTCAATCGTATCAATTTTATTATATG CGCGAGCAAATGGAGCATGAAGAGCGCCAGAGTGTGGTAAAAAGCTTTGAATCTAAAATAAACGAGATAAACTCCCGCAATTCAAATCGAGGGTACTCCTATGCAGCCCAGCCAAAGAAACTTGATCCGGTGGTATATGCCGGCTTAGTTGCTACTGATGCAGGCTTGTCTGCCATCCGATCATTAAAGCTTAATTATAGCTACGGCACTGCTATCATTAATTATGAAATTCCTCA CAATACCGAGGAGTACGTTAAACGACTTAATCAGTGGCGCGTAGCTACAGGGAGAAATTATACAATTGTTACA TTTATCACCGTTGACACGGACGAAATCAATATAATCCAAGATCTGGAGCGCCGTTATGGAGTTCACGTT GCTGAGTTATTATGGAGTGGAGGGCAAATTTATTGA
- a CDS encoding glycoside hydrolase family 61 protein codes for MLFSSLVSFVALAAAGVNAHGYVDKIIADGKTYNGPIPGETNPKSPIRRISTIDPYKNPKGSGITCGEKSQLASVVAPITAGSDLTLSWVAHPNQAWPHEMGPLITWMAKVPAGQTADKFDASKGDFFKVHQEGQEGKKWYLERLMKLGTTMSIPIPKELEDGDYIMRHEIIALHLADNKGGAEFYTSCFQLKVTGGTGTAKTTASETVRFPGAYDASNPGIYVPKVFDNGFKYKFPGPAIATFANTGNTTEPDTTTTESSSAPTKTSSSKPVEPTSTGEPDDDDECGSEDPTSSSAAPEPTATEECTGDDDESATESESATPTSTSKYGKPTGKSHKPYHNDRRGHIRSWTSRMEKRIIGAPRK; via the exons ATGTTGTTCTCTTCGCTTGTATCGTTTGTCGCGCTCGCAGCGGCTGGCGTTAATGCTCATGGTTATGTAGACA AGATCATTGCTGATGGCAAGACCTACAATGGGCCTATTCCGGGCGAGACAAACCCCAAGTCTCCAATCCGTCGTATCAGTACCATTGATCCGTACAAGAACCCCAAGGGCTCTGGCATTACATGCGGAGAAAAATCCCAGCTCGCCTCTGTCGTCGCACCTATCACCGCTGGCTCCGACCTTACGCTCTCTTGGGTTGCCCACCcgaaccaagcctggccccaTGAAATGGGTCCACTTATCACTTGGATGGCCAAGGTTCCGGCTGGTCAAACTGCGGACAAGTTTGATGCGTCCAAGGGTGACTTTTTCAAGGTCCACCAAGAAGGCCAGGAAGGCAAGAAGTGGTATCTCGAGCGCTTGA TGAAACTCGGAACGACCATGTCCATCCCCATCCCAAAGGAACTCGAGGACGGTGATTATATAATGCGTCACGAAATCATTGCTCTCCACCTTGCAGACAACAAAGGCGGCGCCGAGTTTTACACTAGCTGCTTCCAGCTGAAAGTTACTGGCGGCACCGGCACTGCCAAGACCACCGCCTCCGAGACCGTCCGCTTCCCCGGCGCGTACGACGCTTCGAACCCTGGCATTTATGTCCCCAAGGTCTTTGACAATGGTTTCAAATACAAATTCCCCGGCCCCGCTATTGCGACGTTTGCCAACACTGGAAACACGACTGAGCCTGACACTACCACGACTGAATCTTCCTCGGCCCCGACCAAGACTTCCTCTTCTAAACCCGTCGAGCCTACTTCTACTGGCGAACctgacgacgatgacgagtGCGGCAGCGAGGACCCTACCTCTTCGTCGGCTGCTCCGGAGCCGACCGCGACTGAAGAGTGCACaggtgatgatgatgaatccGCTACCGAGTCCGAGTCGGCCACCCCTACATCCACGAGCAAGTATGGTAAGCCTACTGGCAAGTCCCACAAGCCGTACCACAACGACCGCCGTGGACATATCCGCTCTTGGACGTCTCGCATGGAGAAACGCATCATCGGTGCCCCTCGCAAGTAA